One window of the Rissa tridactyla isolate bRisTri1 chromosome 9, bRisTri1.patW.cur.20221130, whole genome shotgun sequence genome contains the following:
- the TAF1 gene encoding transcription initiation factor TFIID subunit 1 isoform X3, whose amino-acid sequence MSDSESEEEAEGGRAEPFSLAGFLFGNINEAGQLEGDSVLDKESKKHLAGLGVLGLGNLITEITASEEESPEADGVHLDEEGWVKSTEDAVDYSDINEVAEDESRRYKQAMGSLQPARRPDEDEDDYDADCEDIDSKLMPPPPPPPVPGKKEDEKDAAATGIMQRDATKQLPSVTELFPEFRPGKVLRFLRLFGPGKNVPSVWRSARRKRKKKHRELAQEVQIQEGEVVVESGMEGKSPWEYEFAAPPPPEQCLSDDEITMMAPVESKFSQSTGDIDKVTDTKPKVAEWRYGPAQLWYDMLGIPEDGSGFDYGFKLKEKKEEQEVKGHTDEGDAGLMDEKDDLLADEHFLMVTQLQWEDDVIWNGEDVKHKGTKTQRASLAGWLPSSMTRNATAYNAQQGLNRSGSLLNPPIPLAQKPNVAGVLGIAKGKEKQAPEQQVSLDEDKPWYSIFPIDNEELVYGRWEDNIIWDDQAMETYLDPPVLTLDPNDENIILEIPDEKEEMTLNSPSKENKKESSLKKSRILLGKTGVIKEEPQQNMSQPEVKDPWNLSNDEFYYPKQQGLRGTFGGNIIQHSIPAVELRQPFFPTHMGPMKLRQFHRPPLKKYSFGALSQPGPHAVQPLLKHIKKKAKMREQERQASGGGEMFFMRTPQDLTGKDGDLILAEYSEENAPLMMQVGMATKIKNYYKRKPGKDPGAPDCKYGETVYCHTSPFLGSLHPGQLLQAFENNLFRAPIYLHKMPETDFLIIRTRQGYYVRELVDIFVVGQECPLYEVPGPNSKRANTHIRDFLQVFIYRLFWKSRDRPRRIRMEDIKKAFPSHSESSIRKRLKLCADFKRTGMDSNWWVLKPDFRLPTEEEIRAMVSPEQCCAYYSMIAAEQRLKDAGYGEKSFFAPEEENEEDFQMKIDDEVRTAPWNTTRAFIAAMKGKCLLEVTGVADPTGCGEGFSYVKIPNKPTQQKDDKEPQPVKKTVTGTDADLRRLSLKNAKQLLRKFGVPEEEIKKLSRWEVIDVVRTMSTEQARSGEGPMSKFARGSRFSVAEHQERYKEECQRIFDLQNKVLESTEILSTDTDSSSAEDSDFEEMGKNIENMLQNKKTSSQLSREREEQERKELQRMLLGEDSGNDKERGKKDRRDKKGLSSASGASANSHKDDDTASVTSLNSSATGRRLKIYRTFRDEDGKEYVRCETVRKPAVIDAYCRIRTTKDEEFIRKFALFDEQHREEMRKERRRIQEQLRRLKRNQEKEKLKGPPEKKPKKMKERPDLKLKCGACGAIGHMRTNKFCPLYYQTNAPPSNPVAMTEEQEEELEKTVIHNDNEELIKVEGTKIVLGKQLIESADEVRRKSLVLKFPKQQLPPKKKRRVGTTVHCDYLNRPHKSIHRRRTDPMVTLSSILEGIINDIRDLPNTYPFHTPVNPKVVKDYYKIITRPMDLQTLRENVRKRQYPSREEFREHLELIVKNSATYNGPKHSLTQISQSMLDLCDEKLKEKEDKLARLEKAINPLLDDDDQVAFSFILDNIVTQKMMAVPDSWPFHHPVNKKFVPDYYKVIANPMDLETIRKNISKHKYQNREIFLNDVNLILANSIKYNGPDSQYTKTAQEIVNICYQTLAEYDEHLTQLETDISTAKEAALEEADLESLDPMTPGPYTPQMRQGRGRLGEEDSDVDIEGFDEDDDGKPKTPAPEVEDADGDLADEEEGSAQQPQASVLYEDLLMSDGEDDDDGSDEEGDNPFSSIQLSESGSDSDVEPNAVRPKQPHVLQENTRMGMDNEESMMSYEGDGGETSHVMEDSNISYGSYEEPDPKSNTRDTSFSSTGGYEISEEEEEEEQQRCGPSVLSQVHLSEDEEDSEDFHSIAGDSDLDSDE is encoded by the exons atgaagatgaggatgatTACGATGCCGACTGTGAGGATATTGATTCCAAGTTGatgccgccaccaccaccacctccagtacccggaaagaaagaagatgagaAGGATGCAGCTGCCACCG GAATCATGCAGCGAGATGCTACCAAACAGTTGCCAAGTGTTACAGAGCTCTTCCCGGAATTTCGACCAGGCAAG GTGCTGCGTTTCCTGCGTCTCTTTGGCCCTGGAAAGAACGTTCCATCGGTTTGGCGTAGTGCCCGTAGGAAACGCAAGAAGAAACATCGGGAGTTGGCACAAGAAGTGCAGATACAGGAGGGTGAAGTTGTAGTTGAGAGTGGAATGGAAGGAAAATCTCCTTGGGAATATGAGTTTGCTGCTCCTCCCCCTCCTGAGCAGTGCCTTTCAGATGATGAG ATTACCATGATGGCACCTGTGGAATCGAAATTTTCCCAGTCAACTGGTGATATAGACAAAGTGACAGATACAAAGCCTAAAGTGGCAGAATGGCGCTATGGCCCAGCACAGCTCTGGTATGATATGCTGGGGATCCCTGAAGATGGCAGTGGATTTGATTacggtttcaagctgaaagagaagaaggaggagcaggaggttAAAGGACACACAGATGAGGGG GATGCAGGGTTGATGGATGAGAAGGATGATCTGCTAGCTGATGAGCACTTCCTTATGGTGACACAGCTCCAATGGGAGGATGATGTTATCTGGAATGGAGAAGATGTCAAGCACAAAGGGACTAAGACACAGCGGGCAAGTTTGGCAGGCtggctgccatccagcatgactaGAAATGCCACTGCCTACAATGCCCAACAAG gtTTGAACCGCAGTGGCTCTTTGCTCAATCCACCAATTCCACTAGCGCAGAAGCCAAATGTAGCAGGAGTCCTAGGTATAGCGAAGGGCAAAGAAAAGCAGGCCCCAGAACAGCAAG TTTCCCTGGATGAAGACAAGCCCTGGTACTCTATTTTCCCAATTGATAATGAAGAGTTAGTATATGGCCGTTGGGAAGACAATATCATCTGGGATGATCAGGCCATGGAAACCTATTTGGATCCCCCTGTCTTAACACTTGATCCAAACGATGAAAACATAATTCTAG AAATTCctgatgaaaaggaagaaatgacgTTGAACTCTCCATCCAAGGAGAACAAGAAAGAATCTTCTCTGAAGAAGAGTCGAATCCTTTTGGGAAAAACAGGCGTCATCAAGGAAGAACCACAGCAG AACATGTCTCAGCCAGAAGTGAAGGATCCCTGGAACCTCTCCAATGACGAGTTTTACTACCCCAAACAGCAGGGACTTCGAGGAACCTTTGGAGGCAACATCATTCAG CACTCAATCCCAGCAGTGGAACTTCGCCAGCCGTTCTTTCCCACCCATATGGGTCCTATGAAGCTCCGACAATTTCACCGGCCTCCCCTGAAGAAATACTCTTTTGGTGCCTTGTCCCAACCAGGCCCCCATGCTGTGCAACCTCTGCTGAAGCACATAAAAAAGAAAGCCAAG ATGAGAGAGCAGGAGCGTCAGGCTTCTGGCGGGGGTGAAATGTTCTTCATGCGCACACCACAAGACCTAACTGGCAAGGATGGAGATCTCATCCTTGCTGAATACAGTGAGGAAAACGCCCCTTTAATGATGCAGGTTGGCATGGcaacaaagattaaaaattacTACAAAAGG AAACCTGGCAAAGATCCGGGAGCTCCAGACTGTAAATATGGAGAGACTGTTTATTGTCACACTTCTCCGTTCCTGGGTTCTCTGCATCCAGGCCAGTTACTGCAG gCATTTGAAAACAACCTTTTCCGGGCCCCTATCTATTTACATAAGATGCCTGAAACGGATTTCCTGATTATCCGGACACGACAAGGCTATTATGTTCGAGAATTAGTGGATATTTTTGTAGTTGGTCAGGAGTGCCCACTTTATGAAGTACCTGGTCCCAACTCTAAACGAGCTAACACCCATATCAGAGATTTTCTGCAG GTTTTTATTTATCGCCTCTTCTGGAAAAGCAGAGACCGTCCTCGGAGAATTCGCATGGAGGATATTAAGAAGGCCTTTCCTTCGCACTCAGAGAGTAGCATCCGAAAGCGGCTAAAGCTTTGTGCTGATTTCAAACGCACAG GGATGGACTCAAATTGGTGGGTCTTAAAGCCAGATTTCAGATTGCCGACAGAGGAAGAGATCAGAGCAATGGTATCCCCAGAACAGTGCTGTGCTTATTACAGCATGATTGCAGCTGAGCAGCGACTGAAG GATGCAGGTTACGGGGAGAAATCCTTCTTTGCGCCAGAAGAGGAGAATGAAGAGGATTTCCAAATGAAGATCGATGATGAG GTGCGCACAGCTCCATGGAACACCACACGAGCCTTCATCGCTGCTATGAAGGGCAAGTGCCTCCTAGAAGTGACTGGTGTAGCAGATCCTACTGGTTGTGGTGAAGGATTTTCTTATGTGAAGATTCCAAACAAACCAACTCAGCAGAAG GATGACAAAGAACCTCAGCCAGTGAAAAAGACAGTGACTGGGACAGATGCTGATCTGCGCCGACTTTCTCTCAAAAATGCCAAACAGCTTCTGCGTAAATTTGGAGTGCCTGAAGAGGAG ATAAAGAAGCTGTCCCGGTGGGAAGTGATTGATGTGGTACGTACGATGTCTACAGAGCAGGCTCGTTCAGGGGAAGGTCCTATGAGCAAATTTGCGCGTGGGTCTCGGTTTTCTGTAGCAGAACATCAGGAGAGATACAAAGAAGAGTGTCAGCGCATCTTTGATTTACAAAATAA GGTTCTGGAATCCACTGAGATCCTGTCAACAGACACAGATAGCAGCTCAGCTGAAGACAGTGACTTTGAAGAGATGGGAAAGAATATTGAGAACATGTTACAGAACAAGAAAACTAGTTCTCAGCTCTCTCGGGAAAGAGAAGAGCAGGAACGAAAAGAATTGCAAAGGATGCTTCTGGGAGAAGACAGTGGCAATGACAAAGAGAGGGGCAAAAAGGACAGGAGAGACAAAAAGGGGCTGT CATCAGCTTCAGGAGCCTCGGCAAACTCTCACAAAGATGATGACACTGCCTCTGTAACCAGCCTTAATTCCTCTGCCACTGGCCGCCGCCTCAAAATCTATCGCACATTTAGAGATGAGGATGGGAAAGAATACGTGAGGTGCGAGACAGTTCGGAAGCCTGCTGTCATTGATGCTTACTGCCGAATACGGACTACCAAGGATGAAGAATTCAT ACGAAAGTTTGCTCTATTTGACGAACAGCACCGTGAGGAAATGCGGAAGGAGCGGCGCAGGATCCAGGAACAATTACGGCGCTTAAAACGCaaccaagaaaaagagaaactcaAGGGCCCTCCAGAAAAGAAGCCCAAGAAAATGAAAGAGCGTCCAGACTTGAAA CTAAAATGTGGAGCATGTGGTGCAATTGGCCATATGAGGACTAATAAGTTCTGCCCTCTTTACTACCAAACAAATGCCCCACCTTCTAATCCTGTTGCAATgacagaggagcaggaggaagagctggaaaaaacagtCATTCACAATGACAATGAAGAACTCATCAAAGTAGAAGGAACAAAAATTGTCCTGGGAAAACAACTGATTGAGAG TGCGGATGAGGTTCGCAGGAAATCACTGGTCCTGAAGTTTCCTAAACAGCAGCTTCCTCCAAAGAAGAAACGGCGAGTAGGGACAACTGTTCACTGTGATTATCTGAAT CGTCCTCATAAATCTATCCACCGACGGCGAACAGATCCCATGGTGACACTGTCATCCATCTTGGAGGGCATCATCAATGACATAAGGGATCTTCCTAAT ACATACCCTTTTCATACACCTGTAAATCCAAAAGTTGTCAAAGATTATTATAAGATTATTACTCGGCCCATGGATTTACAGACCCTGCGTGAAAACGTTCGTAAGCGGCAGTACCCATCCCGAGAAGAGTTCAGAGAACATCTGGAACTAATTGTTAAGAACAGTGCGACATACAATG GGCCAAAGCACTCGCTGACGCAGATCTCTCAGTCCATGCTGGACCTGTGCGATGAGAAGCTAAAAGAG AAGGAAGATAAACTGGCTCGattagaaaaagcaattaatcCCCTCCTGGATGATGATGATCAAGTggccttttccttcattttggacAACATTGTCACTCAAAAGATGATGGCAGTTCCAGAT tcttGGCCATTTCATCATCCAGTTAACAAGAAGTTTGTTCCTGATTATTACAAGGTGATTGCTAATCCAATGGACCTGGAGACTATCCGCAAG AATATCTCCAAACACAAATACCAGAACAGAGAGATTTTCCTGAATGATGTTAACCTCATCCTTGCCAACAGCATTAAGTACAATG GGCCGGACAGTCAATACACAAAAACAGCCCAGGAGATTGTAAATATCTGTTACCAAACTTTAGCTGAG TATGATGAGCACCTGACTCAACTTGAGACAGACATCTCTACTGCTAAGGAAGCAGCACTAGAGGAGGCAGACCTGGAAAGTCTTGATCCCATGACCCCTGGTCCCTACACTCCACAG ATGCGCCAGGGGCGAGGTAGGCTGGGCGAGGAAGACTCTGACGTAGATATCGAAGGgtttgatgaggatgatgatgggaAACCTAAGACTCCAGCCCCA GAAGTTGAAGATGCAGATGGTGACCTCGCTGATGAAGAAGAAGGatcagcccagcagccccaggctaGTGTCCTCTATGAAGATTTGCTCATGTCGGATGGagaggatgatgatgatgggaGTGATGAAGAGGGAGACAACCCTTTCTCAT CCATCCAACTGAGCGAGAGCGGCAGTGACTCCGATGTGGAGCCCAACGCAGTGAGACCTAAACAACCTCATGTTCTTCAAGAGAACACACGTATGGGCATGGACAATGAAGAAAGCATGATGTCTTACGAAGGAGACGGTGGGGAGACATCTCATGTTATGGAGGACAGTAATATCAG TTACGGCAGCTACGAAGAACCAGACCCAAAGTCCAACACAAGAGATACTAGTTTCAGCAGTACCGGAGGGTATGAGATCtcggaagaggaggaagaggaggaacagcaGCGCTGTGGGCCGAGCGTGTTAAGCCAGGTCCATCTGTCTGAGGATGAGGAGGACAGCGAGGACTTTCACTCCATTGCAGGAGACAGTGACCTGGACTCCGATGAATAA
- the TAF1 gene encoding transcription initiation factor TFIID subunit 1 isoform X4: MGPQEARQAESKEGKLTLPLAGIMQRDATKQLPSVTELFPEFRPGKVLRFLRLFGPGKNVPSVWRSARRKRKKKHRELAQEVQIQEGEVVVESGMEGKSPWEYEFAAPPPPEQCLSDDEITMMAPVESKFSQSTGDIDKVTDTKPKVAEWRYGPAQLWYDMLGIPEDGSGFDYGFKLKEKKEEQEVKGHTDEGDAGLMDEKDDLLADEHFLMVTQLQWEDDVIWNGEDVKHKGTKTQRASLAGWLPSSMTRNATAYNAQQGLNRSGSLLNPPIPLAQKPNVAGVLGIAKGKEKQAPEQQVSLDEDKPWYSIFPIDNEELVYGRWEDNIIWDDQAMETYLDPPVLTLDPNDENIILEIPDEKEEMTLNSPSKENKKESSLKKSRILLGKTGVIKEEPQQNMSQPEVKDPWNLSNDEFYYPKQQGLRGTFGGNIIQHSIPAVELRQPFFPTHMGPMKLRQFHRPPLKKYSFGALSQPGPHAVQPLLKHIKKKAKMREQERQASGGGEMFFMRTPQDLTGKDGDLILAEYSEENAPLMMQVGMATKIKNYYKRKPGKDPGAPDCKYGETVYCHTSPFLGSLHPGQLLQAFENNLFRAPIYLHKMPETDFLIIRTRQGYYVRELVDIFVVGQECPLYEVPGPNSKRANTHIRDFLQVFIYRLFWKSRDRPRRIRMEDIKKAFPSHSESSIRKRLKLCADFKRTGMDSNWWVLKPDFRLPTEEEIRAMVSPEQCCAYYSMIAAEQRLKDAGYGEKSFFAPEEENEEDFQMKIDDEVRTAPWNTTRAFIAAMKGKCLLEVTGVADPTGCGEGFSYVKIPNKPTQQKDDKEPQPVKKTVTGTDADLRRLSLKNAKQLLRKFGVPEEEIKKLSRWEVIDVVRTMSTEQARSGEGPMSKFARGSRFSVAEHQERYKEECQRIFDLQNKVLESTEILSTDTDSSSAEDSDFEEMGKNIENMLQNKKTSSQLSREREEQERKELQRMLLGEDSGNDKERGKKDRRDKKGLSSASGASANSHKDDDTASVTSLNSSATGRRLKIYRTFRDEDGKEYVRCETVRKPAVIDAYCRIRTTKDEEFIRKFALFDEQHREEMRKERRRIQEQLRRLKRNQEKEKLKGPPEKKPKKMKERPDLKLKCGACGAIGHMRTNKFCPLYYQTNAPPSNPVAMTEEQEEELEKTVIHNDNEELIKVEGTKIVLGKQLIESADEVRRKSLVLKFPKQQLPPKKKRRVGTTVHCDYLNRPHKSIHRRRTDPMVTLSSILEGIINDIRDLPNTYPFHTPVNPKVVKDYYKIITRPMDLQTLRENVRKRQYPSREEFREHLELIVKNSATYNGPKHSLTQISQSMLDLCDEKLKEKEDKLARLEKAINPLLDDDDQVAFSFILDNIVTQKMMAVPDSWPFHHPVNKKFVPDYYKVIANPMDLETIRKNISKHKYQNREIFLNDVNLILANSIKYNGPDSQYTKTAQEIVNICYQTLAEYDEHLTQLETDISTAKEAALEEADLESLDPMTPGPYTPQMRQGRGRLGEEDSDVDIEGFDEDDDGKPKTPAPEVEDADGDLADEEEGSAQQPQASVLYEDLLMSDGEDDDDGSDEEGDNPFSSIQLSESGSDSDVEPNAVRPKQPHVLQENTRMGMDNEESMMSYEGDGGETSHVMEDSNISYGSYEEPDPKSNTRDTSFSSTGGYEISEEEEEEEQQRCGPSVLSQVHLSEDEEDSEDFHSIAGDSDLDSDE; this comes from the exons ATGGGACCTCAAGAAGCCAGGCAGGCAGAATCCAAGGAAGGCAAACTCACACTTCCTCTTGCAGGAATCATGCAGCGAGATGCTACCAAACAGTTGCCAAGTGTTACAGAGCTCTTCCCGGAATTTCGACCAGGCAAG GTGCTGCGTTTCCTGCGTCTCTTTGGCCCTGGAAAGAACGTTCCATCGGTTTGGCGTAGTGCCCGTAGGAAACGCAAGAAGAAACATCGGGAGTTGGCACAAGAAGTGCAGATACAGGAGGGTGAAGTTGTAGTTGAGAGTGGAATGGAAGGAAAATCTCCTTGGGAATATGAGTTTGCTGCTCCTCCCCCTCCTGAGCAGTGCCTTTCAGATGATGAG ATTACCATGATGGCACCTGTGGAATCGAAATTTTCCCAGTCAACTGGTGATATAGACAAAGTGACAGATACAAAGCCTAAAGTGGCAGAATGGCGCTATGGCCCAGCACAGCTCTGGTATGATATGCTGGGGATCCCTGAAGATGGCAGTGGATTTGATTacggtttcaagctgaaagagaagaaggaggagcaggaggttAAAGGACACACAGATGAGGGG GATGCAGGGTTGATGGATGAGAAGGATGATCTGCTAGCTGATGAGCACTTCCTTATGGTGACACAGCTCCAATGGGAGGATGATGTTATCTGGAATGGAGAAGATGTCAAGCACAAAGGGACTAAGACACAGCGGGCAAGTTTGGCAGGCtggctgccatccagcatgactaGAAATGCCACTGCCTACAATGCCCAACAAG gtTTGAACCGCAGTGGCTCTTTGCTCAATCCACCAATTCCACTAGCGCAGAAGCCAAATGTAGCAGGAGTCCTAGGTATAGCGAAGGGCAAAGAAAAGCAGGCCCCAGAACAGCAAG TTTCCCTGGATGAAGACAAGCCCTGGTACTCTATTTTCCCAATTGATAATGAAGAGTTAGTATATGGCCGTTGGGAAGACAATATCATCTGGGATGATCAGGCCATGGAAACCTATTTGGATCCCCCTGTCTTAACACTTGATCCAAACGATGAAAACATAATTCTAG AAATTCctgatgaaaaggaagaaatgacgTTGAACTCTCCATCCAAGGAGAACAAGAAAGAATCTTCTCTGAAGAAGAGTCGAATCCTTTTGGGAAAAACAGGCGTCATCAAGGAAGAACCACAGCAG AACATGTCTCAGCCAGAAGTGAAGGATCCCTGGAACCTCTCCAATGACGAGTTTTACTACCCCAAACAGCAGGGACTTCGAGGAACCTTTGGAGGCAACATCATTCAG CACTCAATCCCAGCAGTGGAACTTCGCCAGCCGTTCTTTCCCACCCATATGGGTCCTATGAAGCTCCGACAATTTCACCGGCCTCCCCTGAAGAAATACTCTTTTGGTGCCTTGTCCCAACCAGGCCCCCATGCTGTGCAACCTCTGCTGAAGCACATAAAAAAGAAAGCCAAG ATGAGAGAGCAGGAGCGTCAGGCTTCTGGCGGGGGTGAAATGTTCTTCATGCGCACACCACAAGACCTAACTGGCAAGGATGGAGATCTCATCCTTGCTGAATACAGTGAGGAAAACGCCCCTTTAATGATGCAGGTTGGCATGGcaacaaagattaaaaattacTACAAAAGG AAACCTGGCAAAGATCCGGGAGCTCCAGACTGTAAATATGGAGAGACTGTTTATTGTCACACTTCTCCGTTCCTGGGTTCTCTGCATCCAGGCCAGTTACTGCAG gCATTTGAAAACAACCTTTTCCGGGCCCCTATCTATTTACATAAGATGCCTGAAACGGATTTCCTGATTATCCGGACACGACAAGGCTATTATGTTCGAGAATTAGTGGATATTTTTGTAGTTGGTCAGGAGTGCCCACTTTATGAAGTACCTGGTCCCAACTCTAAACGAGCTAACACCCATATCAGAGATTTTCTGCAG GTTTTTATTTATCGCCTCTTCTGGAAAAGCAGAGACCGTCCTCGGAGAATTCGCATGGAGGATATTAAGAAGGCCTTTCCTTCGCACTCAGAGAGTAGCATCCGAAAGCGGCTAAAGCTTTGTGCTGATTTCAAACGCACAG GGATGGACTCAAATTGGTGGGTCTTAAAGCCAGATTTCAGATTGCCGACAGAGGAAGAGATCAGAGCAATGGTATCCCCAGAACAGTGCTGTGCTTATTACAGCATGATTGCAGCTGAGCAGCGACTGAAG GATGCAGGTTACGGGGAGAAATCCTTCTTTGCGCCAGAAGAGGAGAATGAAGAGGATTTCCAAATGAAGATCGATGATGAG GTGCGCACAGCTCCATGGAACACCACACGAGCCTTCATCGCTGCTATGAAGGGCAAGTGCCTCCTAGAAGTGACTGGTGTAGCAGATCCTACTGGTTGTGGTGAAGGATTTTCTTATGTGAAGATTCCAAACAAACCAACTCAGCAGAAG GATGACAAAGAACCTCAGCCAGTGAAAAAGACAGTGACTGGGACAGATGCTGATCTGCGCCGACTTTCTCTCAAAAATGCCAAACAGCTTCTGCGTAAATTTGGAGTGCCTGAAGAGGAG ATAAAGAAGCTGTCCCGGTGGGAAGTGATTGATGTGGTACGTACGATGTCTACAGAGCAGGCTCGTTCAGGGGAAGGTCCTATGAGCAAATTTGCGCGTGGGTCTCGGTTTTCTGTAGCAGAACATCAGGAGAGATACAAAGAAGAGTGTCAGCGCATCTTTGATTTACAAAATAA GGTTCTGGAATCCACTGAGATCCTGTCAACAGACACAGATAGCAGCTCAGCTGAAGACAGTGACTTTGAAGAGATGGGAAAGAATATTGAGAACATGTTACAGAACAAGAAAACTAGTTCTCAGCTCTCTCGGGAAAGAGAAGAGCAGGAACGAAAAGAATTGCAAAGGATGCTTCTGGGAGAAGACAGTGGCAATGACAAAGAGAGGGGCAAAAAGGACAGGAGAGACAAAAAGGGGCTGT CATCAGCTTCAGGAGCCTCGGCAAACTCTCACAAAGATGATGACACTGCCTCTGTAACCAGCCTTAATTCCTCTGCCACTGGCCGCCGCCTCAAAATCTATCGCACATTTAGAGATGAGGATGGGAAAGAATACGTGAGGTGCGAGACAGTTCGGAAGCCTGCTGTCATTGATGCTTACTGCCGAATACGGACTACCAAGGATGAAGAATTCAT ACGAAAGTTTGCTCTATTTGACGAACAGCACCGTGAGGAAATGCGGAAGGAGCGGCGCAGGATCCAGGAACAATTACGGCGCTTAAAACGCaaccaagaaaaagagaaactcaAGGGCCCTCCAGAAAAGAAGCCCAAGAAAATGAAAGAGCGTCCAGACTTGAAA CTAAAATGTGGAGCATGTGGTGCAATTGGCCATATGAGGACTAATAAGTTCTGCCCTCTTTACTACCAAACAAATGCCCCACCTTCTAATCCTGTTGCAATgacagaggagcaggaggaagagctggaaaaaacagtCATTCACAATGACAATGAAGAACTCATCAAAGTAGAAGGAACAAAAATTGTCCTGGGAAAACAACTGATTGAGAG TGCGGATGAGGTTCGCAGGAAATCACTGGTCCTGAAGTTTCCTAAACAGCAGCTTCCTCCAAAGAAGAAACGGCGAGTAGGGACAACTGTTCACTGTGATTATCTGAAT CGTCCTCATAAATCTATCCACCGACGGCGAACAGATCCCATGGTGACACTGTCATCCATCTTGGAGGGCATCATCAATGACATAAGGGATCTTCCTAAT ACATACCCTTTTCATACACCTGTAAATCCAAAAGTTGTCAAAGATTATTATAAGATTATTACTCGGCCCATGGATTTACAGACCCTGCGTGAAAACGTTCGTAAGCGGCAGTACCCATCCCGAGAAGAGTTCAGAGAACATCTGGAACTAATTGTTAAGAACAGTGCGACATACAATG GGCCAAAGCACTCGCTGACGCAGATCTCTCAGTCCATGCTGGACCTGTGCGATGAGAAGCTAAAAGAG AAGGAAGATAAACTGGCTCGattagaaaaagcaattaatcCCCTCCTGGATGATGATGATCAAGTggccttttccttcattttggacAACATTGTCACTCAAAAGATGATGGCAGTTCCAGAT tcttGGCCATTTCATCATCCAGTTAACAAGAAGTTTGTTCCTGATTATTACAAGGTGATTGCTAATCCAATGGACCTGGAGACTATCCGCAAG AATATCTCCAAACACAAATACCAGAACAGAGAGATTTTCCTGAATGATGTTAACCTCATCCTTGCCAACAGCATTAAGTACAATG GGCCGGACAGTCAATACACAAAAACAGCCCAGGAGATTGTAAATATCTGTTACCAAACTTTAGCTGAG TATGATGAGCACCTGACTCAACTTGAGACAGACATCTCTACTGCTAAGGAAGCAGCACTAGAGGAGGCAGACCTGGAAAGTCTTGATCCCATGACCCCTGGTCCCTACACTCCACAG ATGCGCCAGGGGCGAGGTAGGCTGGGCGAGGAAGACTCTGACGTAGATATCGAAGGgtttgatgaggatgatgatgggaAACCTAAGACTCCAGCCCCA GAAGTTGAAGATGCAGATGGTGACCTCGCTGATGAAGAAGAAGGatcagcccagcagccccaggctaGTGTCCTCTATGAAGATTTGCTCATGTCGGATGGagaggatgatgatgatgggaGTGATGAAGAGGGAGACAACCCTTTCTCAT CCATCCAACTGAGCGAGAGCGGCAGTGACTCCGATGTGGAGCCCAACGCAGTGAGACCTAAACAACCTCATGTTCTTCAAGAGAACACACGTATGGGCATGGACAATGAAGAAAGCATGATGTCTTACGAAGGAGACGGTGGGGAGACATCTCATGTTATGGAGGACAGTAATATCAG TTACGGCAGCTACGAAGAACCAGACCCAAAGTCCAACACAAGAGATACTAGTTTCAGCAGTACCGGAGGGTATGAGATCtcggaagaggaggaagaggaggaacagcaGCGCTGTGGGCCGAGCGTGTTAAGCCAGGTCCATCTGTCTGAGGATGAGGAGGACAGCGAGGACTTTCACTCCATTGCAGGAGACAGTGACCTGGACTCCGATGAATAA